One region of Gossypium raimondii isolate GPD5lz chromosome 6, ASM2569854v1, whole genome shotgun sequence genomic DNA includes:
- the LOC105773620 gene encoding ATP-dependent 6-phosphofructokinase 3 — MDSLLAPSSTSSFPSLNNNSNSRIKHNSLPSSLGFFNLRKFSTVSFGYSRRSCRLRLSSSRRSKIKSSTSPTMSSSASPEIPQPKIVNGPGGYVLEDVPHLSDYIPDLPVYSNPLQDNPAYSVVKQYFVHVDDTVPQKIVVHKNSPRGVHFRRAGPRQKIYFDSDDVHACIVTCGGLCPGLNTVIREIVCGLFHMYGVKKVSGIDGGYRGFYAKNTVHLDPKVVNDIHKRGGTILGTSRGGHDTSKIVDSIQDRGINQVYIIGGDGTQRGASVIFEEIRRRGLKVSVAGIPKTIDNDIPVIDRSFGFDTAVEEAQRAINAAHVEAESFENGIGLVKLMGRYSGFIAMYATLASRDVDCCLIPESPFYLEGPGGLFEYIERRLKENGHMVLVIAEGAGQELLSESLQSMTQKDASGNRLLQDVALWISQRIKDHFSKERKMTINLKYIDPTYMIRAIPSNASDNVYCTLLAQSAVHGAMAGYTGFTSGLVNGRQTYIPFYRITETQNKVVITDRMWARLLSSTNQPSFLCPKEILEDQGHEESSNELLDNGKCSPN; from the exons ATGGATTCCCTTCTCGCCCCTTCCTCCACGTCGTCTTTCCCTTCTTTGAACAACAATAGCAACAGTAGGATTAAGCACAACTCGCTGCCATCCAGTTTGGGTTTCTTTAATTTGAGAAAGTTCAGTACGGTTAGTTTCGGTTATAGTCGCCGTTCTTGTCGTTTAAGGTTGAGTAGTTCCCGTCGTTCGAAGATCAAGTCTTCGACATCTCCGACGATGTCTTCCTCCGCTTCGCCTGAGATCCCACAGCCTAAGATCGTCAACGGTCCAGGTGGTTATGTTCTTGAAGATGTCCCTCACTTATCGGATTACATCCCTGATCTTCCT GTTTATTCGAATCCGTTGCAAGACAATCCTGCATACTCAGTTGTTAA gCAATATTTTGTCCATGTAGATGACACCGTTCCTCAAAAG ATTGTTGTTCACAAGAATAGTCCAAGAGGAGTACATTTCCGACGAGCTGGACCACGTCAAAAG ATATATTTCGACTCCGATGACGTTCATGCCTGTATTGTAACGTGTGGTGGTCTTTGCCCTGGACTCAACACCGTGATTAGAGAGATAGTATGCGGCTTGTTCCACATGTATGGTGTGAAGAAAGTTTCGGGGATAGAT GGAGGATATCGGGGTTTTTATGCTAAAAATACTGTGCATTTAGATCCTAAGGTTGTCAATGATATCCATAAACGTGGTGGAACTATCCTTGGAACATCACGAGGTGGCCATGATACCTCAAAGATTGTTGACAGCATTCAGGATCGTGGAATTAATCAG GTTTACATTATTGGTGGAGATGGAACTCAGAGAGGTGCATCTGTTATATTTGAG GAAATTAGAAGGCGTGGTCTCAAAGTTTCAGTTGCTGGAATCCCTAAAACCATTGACAATGATATCCCG GTTATTGACAGGTCCTTTGGCTTTGACACTGCTGTTGAGGAGGCTCAGCGTGCCATTAATGCTGCTCATGTTGAGGCTGAAAGTTTTGAGAATGGCATTGGTCTTGTGAAGTTGATGGGTCGCTACAGTG GTTTTATTGCAATGTATGCTACTCTTGCAAGCCGAGATGTGGATTGTTGCTTGATACCAGAGTCTCCCTTTTATCTTGAAGGACCTGGAGGACTTTTTGAATACATTGAGAGGCGACTTAAAGAAAATGGGCATATGGTTCTTGTGATAGCAGAGGGTGCAGGACAGGAGCTGCTTTCTGAGAGCTTGCAATCAATGACACAGAAAGATGCTTCAGGAAACAGGCTTCTGCAGGATGTTGCTTTATGGATATCACAGAGGATCAAG GACCACTTCTCAAAAGAAAGGAAGATGACAATAAACCTCAAATATATAG ATCCTACTTATATGATCCGTGCTATTCCAAGCAATGCATCTGACAATGTTTACTGCACACTTCTTGCTCAAAGTGCTGTGCATGGAGCAATGGCTGGGTACACCGGCTTCACAAGCGGTCTTGTGAATGGCAGGCAGACATACATACCATTCTAT CGGATTACCGAGACACAGAACAAGGTAGTGATAACAGATAGGATGTGGGCAAGGCTCCTGTCTTCGACGAATCAACCAAGCTTTTTGTGCCCCAAAGAGATCCTTGAAGACCAGGGCCATGAAGAATCCTCAAACGAATTGTTGGATAATGGAAAGTGTAGCCCCAATTGA